In Aedes albopictus strain Foshan chromosome 3, AalbF5, whole genome shotgun sequence, the genomic window cagcgaaacaacgcagattggccacggccagggggtgcgttgattataacagaataacagaataacagaaagtGTAAACTagcaagtgaaaaactaccgaataACGGTTTCAGACTTTTtcttttgtggtattatcaattttattcgattattttactacaagtagctactaatagcaccactattggtacatttacctataaaataataaagttattCTGATAATATGTAAGCGATTATGTAGAAATTTCGTTAGAAATATAGCctcagatgtcctgaaaaactttgccgaacatcgcaaagcgatccgagtctTGTGTCAAAAGTTATAACCTACGGATCGCCTAAGTCTGCTTAACTttttacatgtaaaggaataacatcaataataaaatctcaatttttggccagaATTGCCAAGAGTatatcttttatgcaattcagtatcataatttatattgttTGCATTTGCGTTGCGAAATGTTTAACTTTTCAATTGGCTAAATTATGTTGAAATGCCCTACTTTTCACCACTAATGCAAGTGTGCCAAAAAGTATTACTtatcggcactcttaagagtactGAACAGTAGCACATTTCGGCACTTTTATCAACACGCACTTTCcagggtagagcttaatggcaaaagaatggcaaattttaccattaaaacagaatgtttgaatggcaaaatgtgttatttgtttgtttgatagagttaaaataacaaaaataataacaaaattttggtagcagaaaaaaataaaaataacttattttgccattgtaataacaaagtaatggtaaagcatgcggattaaattgaagaacaaaataagttattattgagatattgataacaaaataagatcctaattaactgttatcggtgaataacaaaatatgacattcttgagttattgataacagaataacaacaaatttagctgtttatgtggcgatcaaaataatggtaggtttagttgttcaaattcaatttaaaaaaattggtagattcagttattatttcaaagtagcagaagaaaggtaaaatgagctattttttttcttcaataaaatttaagctcatcaatcaatgtaaaaacaattttattttgtggaaattaaaaactcaaaatgaaacgaacttaaaaatcaaattcactttgatgaacgtagccaccgttatgcttgaaatatacaatataatagttaatggtatattaagagtaaaatatgttatggtgcctaatgtttataaataatttctcacaatatcaaaataatggcaaaattAGCTagtaatgtaaattatgttattgttttgatattttatacaattcattataaaaggtgctaaattgcaagttttaccatgatattaatgtttgttattgatgtgttatttaccattattcatgaataacatatcaatgacaagatttgctatgattgtatattttgctattgattagccattttaagtttttcataataacagaagaatggcaaaacgagatatgatggcaaaaccagttattattttgtcctttgtttgccattagcctctacccgggttttgCTTTCTGACGCACCTTCTGTAGATTCAGATGCTActtctacagtgtatcaaacaattgtccgtacagcaattttttggtcaaaatatttttttcattcaaatgatcataacttttttatacgtcaatcgaatacgctgaaattttgatcaatcataaaccatgtattaaagctccattggcaaaattttgagcgagatcaaataagatttctgaaagttatagaacttttagtaaaatctTATAAGATTGttgaatatatttttaaaacagcGATCAAAACTCTatatataatacagataaatctgtatatctggcagctCTGTTGACGACGGAGCTCGTTCGTTAATGACAACTACTACACCATAGCCTaactaattgaaaaaaaaaaaaaacaaaatacgctgaCGAGCACGTGGTTTCTCCTGAAACAttggtatttttcgtaattacaaaaaaatatatgcaacttattgcaaaactcgattttttcagcattcgTCGTAAATGTACGAcgtgtgctgaaaaaatcatcattttgcaacttgttgcataaatagggtagcgagccacttgggcagtggccggcattttgggcactcttcgctataactcagtcaatttcaaaccaattgacttgaaattttgtacacggctagatactgtaagtatctcaccgcgttccaaaaaatatgtcaattggttcaaaattggatgagttatagcagaaaaggggtctgtgtcatttggcataaagtcatttggcgtaAGGCCGTTAGgcataaggcgccgtccacaaattacgtaacgctctagggggaggggggagtatggccaagcgttacaaCTTTTTGCACACGCATcggatcagtgctgaaaaattcatttcgttatatctaaattcaatcacctacagctcattttagaagctgaacctgagaatatgatatatgaaaaacttgtgcggctagaccagttctgcaagaaagtcacggaaaaccactacttttcaaatatttaatgtaaatgtcacggactaccttcgaaaaatcccaatgatattcttcgccacaaagggagtggcgaggactactcgggaaactggctaagcgccagcatgctaccgtgatggactctccaaagcgagtcatcgatgttcgttgctgcaggctacgcagctaaccttgtgggtgcgatgtgcactagcccctctctgaagcaataccttcttggtggttccggagagacgtagggtttggcgaccataggaatggtttagtgggtacgaggagagagtagtcctggattttacttttttgttgtagaagacggcctgtcagacctacactaccctaaccttctgttagggtgtctgttgagcagattatccccctatggtttagaaaaaaaaatacctgtctCTAAAGCATCATGTAATAAAGAATAATAATATCCGCTGACGCTTGGAGACATAACCGTAGTGCTATCTACGGATGAAAGTTTATAACTTTTTAGCGGTAGTGTTACAGATTGTGTGCGGATacaaaaacatacgcacaccatctTCTCTTATGGTAATTCACGAACACTAGTACAGAGCCAGCTTTCACCTTGATACGCttggagagcgccacttgtctagTCGCTTGGCGTTTACATAGTTGGGATTCTTCGTATTTATAATCTTTGTCTGTAATTAGGCTCTTACTATGGCAAAAATAGACGGATGACCAAAACTAATACCTCTACCTTAAGCAGCgtgatttctttttcttttttaattgtcTTGACGACTGGCTAAGACCACGAAATGTTCCATCTTGCCAGGCGTGTATTTGTGGATTACATGATATCAAGGAATGTGATGTGGAAATAAatttacagtatcggacaataaaaatgcaccaaaatcAAAATAGTCAACTTTGGAATGGAATGCTAAATCACCGTTATTTCACAACAGGTTGATTTCATTTTTGTATGGCGTACTAGAAAACACTTCAATTTTTAAACTGTTTGTTAATAGTTCGTTAAAAAGTCATTCCAAAGTCGACTGAGTGTATGGAAAAACGGTTTTGGTAACTTTTTATTGTCCGATAATGTGTATATACACTGGGCAGCTTAAAATAATTgacttttttattttgttaaaatATGTATTTGATTTCAATACAATGTAGTACGAGAATACTAAATATCAACCACAAGAATTATGTAAGCTATCGTATTTAAAAGTGAACCTgttttaaaatagttatttaggTATTTAGAAGCCAATGAAATATTTTGCCACAATCCAGATGCGATAGAAATCCAAACTGACAACATATTTTATTAGTTCTACAATGGAACTAGTGTGGATAGATAGTTGGACAAAGTCATACTAATCTAGATACCCACAATTGTAGGCGTGCTTGAACATATCCGATAACCGTTGTCTGCCTTCCTgagttttgatgtttttcaaaatCCACACGATCTCGATCGGTATAGCTTCATCTCCTTTGATCTGATCCAAATCGGGAACTTCGTTTTCTTCCAACAAGGAAAATGGTATAGACTCTATACCCATACCGCAGCCAAACCGGGCAAACTCTTGCATTTCCTTCTGGAGATCCGAAAATGAGAACAATTCGTCTGGGTTAGATCCAAGATCCCGAAGCATATCGGACAAACTCTGATGGTAAGCCTTCAGCAAGTCATCATAGTGTGCCTCTCGAAGTTTCTGCGAAGTGCACGAGTACACAAAGAACGATATATCCAACGCTGGAGACGAGTACCGCGCAAGTTGAAAATCGATCATCCTTGCTGCCACGGGAACGCCAGCTGAATCGTAGCGGAACAGGAAGTTAGGCATCCAGCAATCGCCGTGATTGATGACGGAGTTTTGATTCCGGGTATGGGTCAAGTACACCATTTTGTCATACAAATCGCAATCGAAGAATTTGTTGACTTTCGTCTCCAAATCTGTGCCACCGTACTCCTGGCTAACGGCATCCTTGGCGATTCTGATCTGCACCTGCATAAAGTTGTTGTACCAGGCCTTGTGCTGTTTGGCGTAGTACGTATCCTCCACGTGCTTCACGAGCAGATGGAACTTATCCGGCTGCTGGTCTTTCATGGCTAACGAAAGAGCGTGGAAGCGACCGATGGTTTGCATGCACAGGATGCACTCCGCCAGGCCAACACCCTCTTGTCTAGAAGTAGAAAAAATATATAAGGAATGGATGAGTAAGGTAAAATTGGCAATTGTTAGGACAccacactattcgatgggcatcgaTTTCTGTGTACTATCTCTGGCGCCATattcagcaatgttgcctgctgagaAGCTAAGCTAATTAAcctgtaaacacccgggacgatcttcttttggtaggAATGCAAGATCTTCTTTGTTTTGGAACTTTTTACCCTGGagtcttttttatagtcaaggggaatagttgtgctaagaaatgcattgTAACCCCCCACCCCTTTGCATCCGCCCACCTTTTGCTAGTATGTAGCCGAAAAAACAcggcttttttatattttttttataaattctacatgttttgctcaaatttcatcgttttgctaatcattaatagttttcactgatccttgacatgcgaTGTACAAAGTTTGTTAAAGtgttgatcccagagctattctaaggcctccaaagtagtccgaagtttgtgtcacaaatccaacattcttaaCCATATTAATACACAATGAAAGATCAACGAACATAGTCTATGGTACTCAAAAAGCcgcaaagcacccctagaaattCATAGTACATATGaattggtgatctaggtcatccaaactactctggaaactattttcttaagatctactacatctaccatcatttatgTTCACTTTGTTGAAGACATTTAGTCAAATTAaagtccattagacctcgcattGCTACGGGCAACTCTATATTGTGGAAGTTGGACATTTCGTGAAAAACAAATGGCCtcaaatacactttgaagtttgggttacaagaTCCACATACTGTGTCATGctttaactgtaaaaaatattcgtggaatgtagtctataccgTGCCATGCCTTAATACCGTGTGCCtactaataccgtgtatttgacaaaaaactcaaatattttactaagtgtattattttttcaactgagtaactagttcaatcattagcTAATATGCCTTCtcaagttaggcgtgataaatttggcacatatttacaaaaacaagcgattaaaaatattttcagaatggGAGTGCAAAGTACctatacacggtattagggcatggttccttatgtgttccaaataccgtgtttcggctaaaacttgcaaattgaaaatattattgatactttttactttatgaatcaattgcacaaacctctaggcaacgtttgacgcacaggctcttttaagtatgaacttagtacaattgatatagtgatgattcaaaggaccaccaatgtatgcgggtcacatacacggtgttaggaacaatgctatgttttacaattttgattttaacaatggattgaacatttggaattccattaatcatatttattatacataatacacacaataagcaataatgtagcgtttgaaaaattaagaaacatggattattgatttttacagggctctttgaagtgaagagcatccttaaggtcacggtattagggcatggcacggtactgCTAATGGAGCCTcaatgcacaactataatgccTTTGGTACAtttatgggatattccaggctttccaaagtattctggaattaggatctTCAAAGTCTGCAGGAGCATCTCTTGTTTCTATTCACTCTATTGGCATaactctttcacgattgtgtcttgtTGCACCTCAtcatattacgagtatctctctctatgtgttgctatttgggtgtccattgacatacaaatggacccaatgtaggTATTTTGGAGTGTGGATCGCAGTATCTGTAAAACTttagatatttttattgtagcaaaTGCTCGCGGAATTTAacctacgctactcttagagccgcaAAGtttaattctgataacttagcaacattctattggtgatctaggtcatccaaactattctgaaattaaaaccatcaagctctacaagctctattcTAATATCTCTttgctttatcgatgtaattcgattatttctgttgtatctcataatactTTGAGTATCTCTTTGTGTTATTTGTGCTGCACTGCACTGACAATGCAAATGAAACTTATAGAATTGTGAAGTGTcagaaattatccaagaattctttcagacgttcctcggaaattcctccaagagtccctcagaaatttttcGTGTTGTTCTTCGAGAATACCTGTTCCTGTTGAAGAGTTCCTGGGCAATGCctccaggacttcccgtgaaatcctTTACGAGATTCCCGGCAGTttctgggaataccttcaggagctattctggaattcctccaggagtttctcaggaattacttaaagaacctttcaaaaaatcctgcaggagttctccgAGGTTTACTCGGGAGTGCACCAAGTATGGAGTTTCCTGAAAAccctttgtggagcctcgtagccgtgcggttagggtcaccaagcttataatcgcaccatgctatggggtgagggttcgattcccgctgcggGCGTTGAaaattttcgtgagaatagtttcttccccgtttccactggtgcatgctccgttgtccgttgtctaatgttaagttctaaacagtctgtacagccgaaagctaaagacgttgtccgtgtcttaaaaaaaaaactcttccaggtaatttttccaagagttctttagaaatttatcctgggAAACCTCCAGGAAgtttaccagggattccttcacgaattcctccatggaatcttttttggactcatccaggaattcatccagatattcctccagttattcctccagtgattcctacagagtttcgtccaggagttcttccaggaatacttccaagcaattcatctaggaattcatcaagggactcctccagaaattcttccagggtttcctccaggaatttctctacaaatttatcccggaatttctccagcaattcc contains:
- the LOC109406509 gene encoding uncharacterized protein LOC109406509; translated protein: MSTMKLETVSPKFNEVVLDDIMRSYGGHKCTSWKFANGDFGKGDSYLSEVFRITLEDDTSKKAEDGSPLTAKIIVKSIPKNVGRRKTFRSADFFRNEINFYNVVLSEFMKFQQAKPLKNAFDESSKCLAAYSDGENDFIAMEDLSQFGFGSASRQEGVGLAECILCMQTIGRFHALSLAMKDQQPDKFHLLVKHVEDTYYAKQHKAWYNNFMQVQIRIAKDAVSQEYGGTDLETKVNKFFDCDLYDKMVYLTHTRNQNSVINHGDCWMPNFLFRYDSAGVPVAARMIDFQLARYSSPALDISFFVYSCTSQKLREAHYDDLLKAYHQSLSDMLRDLGSNPDELFSFSDLQKEMQEFARFGCGMGIESIPFSLLEENEVPDLDQIKGDEAIPIEIVWILKNIKTQEGRQRLSDMFKHAYNCGYLD